In bacterium, a single window of DNA contains:
- a CDS encoding type IIA DNA topoisomerase subunit B, producing MAAKKKAAKKKAAAKPNGSGGKKDVKYDEKAIQTLDALEHIRLRTGMYIGRLGDGTNPVDGIYVMMKEVIDNSIDEFIMGEGKKIEISRDDKTVEVRDFGRGIPLGKVVECVSQINTGGKYNDDVFQFSVGLNGVGTKAVNALSSDFEVKSVRDGKYKQASFVRGKLKKEKGGKSSEPNGTYIRFTPDEEIFGDYAFQENFIEHRLRYYAYLNRGLKLQYNCPPRKDTFQSKAGLKDLLLDELGEAQPLYEIATGDGDHFEMAFTHGNAYGESYFSFVNGQYTNDGGTHQSAFREGLLKGVNEFSKKSYAGEDVRDGIVAAISVKLQDPVFESQTKNKLGSADVRSWLVPAVKDQVIRWLHANKNEAKVLLEKVALNEKVRKELSAIKKDARERAKKVAIRIPKLTDCKFHYDDPKAKRREDTTIFLSEGDSAAGVMVPTRDVYTQAIFSLKGKPLNCYGLKRDAIYKNEELYNIMRALGIEESLEGLRYNRVVIATDADVDGMHIRNLLLTFFLRYFEDLVLKGHVYILETPLFRVRNKKETRYCYTDAERDEALEAIKGPEVTRFKGLGEISPKEFGQFIGDGIRLVQVSVGSMGEVEKSLDFFMGKNTPARKEFIVDNLATDVL from the coding sequence ATGGCCGCCAAGAAGAAAGCCGCGAAGAAGAAGGCCGCTGCGAAGCCCAACGGCTCCGGCGGGAAGAAGGACGTCAAGTACGACGAGAAGGCGATCCAGACCCTGGACGCCCTCGAGCACATCCGGCTGCGGACCGGCATGTACATCGGCCGCCTCGGCGACGGCACGAATCCCGTCGACGGCATCTACGTGATGATGAAGGAAGTGATCGACAACTCGATCGACGAATTCATCATGGGCGAAGGCAAGAAGATCGAGATCTCCCGCGACGACAAGACCGTCGAGGTCCGGGACTTCGGTCGCGGCATTCCCCTCGGCAAGGTCGTCGAGTGCGTGAGCCAGATCAATACCGGCGGCAAGTACAACGACGACGTCTTCCAGTTCTCCGTCGGCCTGAACGGCGTCGGCACCAAGGCGGTCAACGCGCTCTCGTCGGACTTCGAGGTGAAGAGCGTCCGCGACGGCAAGTACAAGCAGGCGAGCTTCGTCCGCGGGAAGCTCAAGAAGGAGAAGGGTGGGAAGTCGAGCGAGCCGAACGGGACCTACATCCGCTTCACCCCGGACGAGGAGATCTTCGGCGACTACGCCTTCCAGGAAAACTTCATCGAGCACCGCCTCCGCTACTACGCCTACCTGAATCGCGGTCTCAAGCTCCAGTACAACTGCCCGCCGCGGAAGGACACGTTCCAGTCGAAGGCCGGCCTGAAGGATCTGCTCCTCGACGAGCTCGGGGAAGCGCAGCCGCTCTACGAGATCGCGACCGGGGACGGGGACCACTTCGAGATGGCCTTCACCCACGGCAACGCCTACGGCGAGTCCTATTTCTCGTTCGTGAACGGCCAGTACACGAACGACGGCGGGACCCATCAAAGTGCGTTTCGCGAAGGCTTGCTCAAGGGCGTGAACGAGTTCTCGAAGAAGAGCTACGCGGGCGAGGACGTGCGCGACGGAATCGTCGCGGCCATCAGCGTGAAGCTCCAGGATCCCGTCTTCGAGAGCCAGACGAAGAACAAGCTCGGTTCCGCCGACGTACGGAGCTGGCTCGTTCCCGCGGTCAAGGACCAGGTGATCCGCTGGCTCCACGCCAACAAGAACGAGGCGAAGGTCCTCCTCGAGAAGGTCGCCCTCAACGAGAAGGTCCGGAAGGAGCTCTCGGCGATCAAGAAGGATGCCCGGGAGCGCGCCAAGAAGGTCGCGATCCGGATCCCGAAGCTCACCGACTGCAAGTTCCACTACGACGATCCGAAGGCGAAGCGCCGCGAGGACACGACGATCTTCCTCTCCGAGGGCGACTCGGCGGCGGGCGTAATGGTCCCGACCCGCGACGTGTACACCCAGGCGATCTTCTCGCTCAAGGGCAAGCCCCTCAACTGCTACGGGCTGAAGCGCGATGCGATCTACAAAAACGAAGAGCTCTACAACATCATGCGCGCCCTCGGAATCGAGGAGAGCCTCGAAGGGCTTCGGTACAACCGCGTCGTGATCGCGACCGACGCCGACGTCGACGGGATGCACATCCGCAATCTGCTGCTCACGTTCTTCCTCCGGTACTTCGAGGATCTCGTCCTGAAGGGGCACGTCTACATTCTCGAGACGCCGCTTTTTCGCGTCCGGAACAAGAAAGAAACGCGCTACTGCTACACCGACGCCGAGCGCGACGAAGCACTCGAGGCGATCAAGGGTCCGGAGGTCACCCGGTTCAAGGGCCTCGGCGAGATCAGCCCCAAGGAGTTCGGCCAGTTCATCGGCGACGGAATTCGACTCGTGCAGGTCAGCGTCGGCTCGATGGGTGAGGTCGAGAAGAGTCTCGACTTCTTCATGGGCAAGAACACGCCGGCCCGCAAAGAATTCATCGTGGACAACCTTGCTACGGACGTTCTTTGA